Part of the Pedobacter sp. MC2016-14 genome is shown below.
ATTTGGAACCCGGATTAACGGAAACCAGCAAATCGGCCTCAATGCAAATTACAAAGATTTCGTAAATTTAAGCGCCGTGGAAGGTTCTACAGAGACCACCGGGGCAAATTTCAGTATTCGTGACAAGGTTAAGGATAAGATTGAATACAACCTTAATTATAAGCTTAACAATTCAAATAGTGACAATGTAACCAGGAGAGAGTCTCTTGTGAACACCATTAGGGGTCCATTGTTTAGCCGTACTACAAACAATGCGCTGGCAAATTCTAAAAGCCATGAATTGAAGCTGGAATTTGAAGTAAATCTGGATTCTAATGATTATTTGAAAATTATTCCTACCTTCAAATACACTTCTTCTGATAATAGTGGTAATTCGGAAACCATTCAAAGACTCACGCCCAGGGACAACGTTAATCCGTATGACGGTAGTCAGGATCAGGATCGTAACAGCAGAAATTCAAGTTCAAGGACAGCGCCTGAGTTAGGTATTTCTGCTTTTTATCAGCATACCTTTAAAAAATACAGAAGAAATTTTTCCTCTCAAATAGACCTGAACCGAAATAACCAGGATCAGGACCAGGAACAATACCTGAGAAATTTCACCTACCTGACTACGGGAGGAACCGAAATTATTACCAATAATATTATAACACGTAAAAGCTTACGGAATAATTATAGAGGAAGTTTTACCTACGTGGAACCTTTGGGTGTGAATACGCAGTTTGAAGTAAATGCCCAGGTAAATTACAATGGATACGATAACAATGCCACCACAAGAAATATTATGGCCGATGGTTATTCTGGTGTAATTGATTCATTGAGTAATATTTACAAATATTCGTTTACACAGGGCCGGGTAGCCATGAATTTTAGATACGGCATGTCAAACATGTCTAAAGTTAGGTTCTCTATCGGCGTAACAGGTGTTCCGGCTTTGTTGTCCGGTACAAAAGTAAGTTTAGGTACCAGTACTAATCGTAGTAGTTTTAACCTGATACCAATAGCTAAGTTCGATTATTTATGGTCCAGACAGCAGAAAATTTCCTTTAATTATTCTGGAAGTGCAGTAGAGCCAACATTTGATCAAATTCAGCCGGTAAGAGATGTAACCAACCCCCGGAGTCCGGTTGTAGGTAACCCGGATCTGGCGGCTACCTTTGTTCATACGCTCAAGGCAGATTATAACAATTACATTGCCAATTCAAAACTAAACCTTTCATTTAACGGAACAGGTGCCTACACTAAAAATGCCGTAATCAGGAATTTAGTAGAGGTTAGGGATATTGACGGTGCATCGTTGAATGAAACCCGTTTTGTAAATGTAAACGGCGTTTATCGGTTAACTGGTAACTATAACATTAGTAAACAACTTAGTGATCGTAAATACAATTTGCAGCTTAATGGTACCATAAACTATAACCATAGCCTAAGTATGATCAACGGGCAATTGAATACCGCAAATATTACCTCTATCAATCAGCGATTTGGTCCACGGTTTACACCTACAGATTGGTTTGAGACCAATGCAAATTTTGGCTATCGTTATGATAAAACGGTGAGTTCAATTGCAGGGTTTGGTACAAGTAATCGCACCTTATCTGCCAATTTGGATGGCCGTATTTATTTATGGGATGTGTGGATGCTGAATTATGATGCAAGTAAACAGTTTATTAAAGGTATTTCAGGAAATACAAACAATAGCCCGCTGGTTATTAATGCAAGTGTGGAACGTCAGTTGTTTAACCGCAGAGGGCAAATCACCTTTCAGGCATTTGATTTGTTAAATCAAAATAATGTGGTGAGTTTCGAGGCAACCGATAATGGTGGTTATACCAATACTTTTGTAAACGAGACCAGCCGATATTTTATGCTGAAGTTAAGCATGAAACTGCAGAAATGGTCTGGTGCAAAAGGCCGTAACGGACGTGAAATTAGACGCCGTGGTGATGGTAGCTTTATGTAGCGATAATTCGCATTAAATTATAAAACAATCTGCTGTCTTTTTCCTTTTAATCTTAGTATATAAATAGGAAAAAGATGGACAGATTAATTATAGAATCGATATTAGCAGATGCTAATGATATTTCGTTATCGGATGATGAAAGCAATGAAGTAGGGGGTCCTTTACTTGTCTTGGGGTTCAGTCCCCCACATGCGGAACAGGTTGTTCATGCATTCAATGCCTTAAAGGAATTGATAAAAGATACTGCCGTCGATTTTGTAATCTGCGAGACGCTTGTATCCGGAATGTATGACCTGCAAATTGTTACGGATGCGCTGGATGAGCCCATTAGGATAGTTAACAAAGTGATAGGGAAAGAATTGCTAGCTGAATTGGAAACCTATGTGGCTAAAGAAATTAAGTTTTCCTTAACTACCGATGCTTCTGAGATAGGCGAATCGATCAAATTACACAAGGTTCAGTTAAAAAATTGTGTAGCCAGCGAATAGGCTTTGAATTTCAAATTACTGTCGGTTGATGTAAAATGGTTTTGCATCAACCGACAGTAATTTGTTAGTTTTTAGTATGTTTTTTGATTAGAATGAAAAGTCATCAGTAGATTGTTTCAACTCTGATACTTCCTGATGCTCAGAATACTCGTATCTTTTTTCGGTTACCTCCTGATTGTCTCTGATATACGCAACGGTTTCATTTAATCCCTCAGCAAATTTTTCGAAGTCTTCTTTGTACAAGAAAATCTTGTGTTTCACAAATACACCGTCATCCAATCTTTTTTTGCTCTCTGTAAGCGTCAGATAGTAATCTCCTGAACGTGTTGCTTTTACATCGAAGAAATAAGTTCTTTTACCTGCTCTTACTTTCTTAGAAAAAACCTCTTCTCTCTCTTTGTTGTCAAATTCTCCCATGGTTGGTACTCATCTTTGGTTTGGTTCCGGTAAATATAATGGAATATATATGAAAGTTCAAGAAGAGAGAGAATTATTTAAAATAATTATAAAGATTGATTTTCTTCCTCTAACAGTTGATTTTGGTACATTTCCTCGTAGGTTCCCTGCAATTTAAGGAGTTCGGAATGTGTGCCTTGTTCAATTATTTTTCCATCCTGTAGTACGATGATCTTGTCGGCATTTTTAATCGTGGAAATTCTATGTGCAATTAATACACTTGTTTTTAGCCGCATCACTTTTCCAAGGTTATTCAGGATCTCTTCTTCAGTTTTCGTGTCGACAGCCGACAGGCAATCATCAAAAATCAGCAGCTTTGGCGATTTAATCAAAGCTCTGGCAATTGAAACCCGTTGTTTTTGCCCTCCAGAGAGTGTGATGCCCCGTTCACCAAGCATTGTCTCAAACTTTATTTCAAAGTTAAGGATGTTGTCATATACAGCTGCGTTTTTGGCTGCTTCTTCAATTTCTTCAGTTGTCACTTCATCAAGTCCAAATGCGATATTGTTCTTTATGGTGTCTGAAAAAAGGAATACTTCCTGCGGAACAAAACCAGTCTGGCTTCTGTAATCATTAAGCTTAACATCTTTAAGGGCTTTGTCATCTATATATATACTGCCTTCGGTTGCATCATACATCCGCATGATCAGGTTGGCCAAGGTAGATTTTCCTGAACCTGTTCTTCCAATGATTGCCACAAACTGTCCTTGTTTAATTTCAAAGCTTACCTCTTTTATAGCGGTTATTCCAGTGTCGGGATAGGTGAAACTTACATTTTCAAAACGGATGTTGCCCTTAAAATCAGGTAATGCAATAGCGCCTGAATTGATATCTGGTTGCAATTGCAAAAACTCGTTGATGCGTTTCTGAGAGGCAGCTGCCCGCTGTATCAATGTGGTTACCCAGCCCAGCATGGTTACAGGAAAAGTGAGCTGGTTTACATACACAATAAATTCGGCTATGTTTCCTGCAGTAATTGCTCCATTTATCACTTGCTTGCCACCAATAAAGATGGTTAAAATGGTACTGAGGCCAACAAGCAGCAACATGGTAGGGTAAAAGAAAGCCTGTACTTTTACCAGGCCCATAGAATTCTTTTTGTATCCTTCACTTTCTTTCGCAAATACATCTTTGGTATGCCCTTCCCTTACATAAGATTTGATGACCCTGATTCCTGAAAAACGTTCCTGAACAAAACTAGAGAGGTTAGACAATTGCTCCTGGATCTGTTCGCTTTTTTTATTGATCAGTGTATTTACAAAATAGATAGTTACCACCAGAACAGGTAAGGGGAGCAGGCAAAACGTAGCCAGTGTAGCATTTACATCGTACATGGAGGTGATGATCAATAGAAAAAGTACCGCTGTGTTGATGGTATACATAATGGCTGGCCCTACGTACATTCTAACCCGGTTTACATCTTCAGTTGCCCTGTTCATTAAATCACCAGTATTATTTCTCCTGTAAAAGCCCAGGCTAAGTTCCTGGTAATGCGCGTAGATTTCATTCTTCATGTCAAACTCAATATGCCTGGACATCAGGATGAGGGTTTGACGCATAAAGAAAAGAAACAGGCCGCGCAGCAGGTAGAGCACCAGTACAATAACCCCGAAATAGAAAAGGCTATAGCTAAAAATAGTATAGACAATGGGTTGCTGGTTAAAACCGGCAAACAGGCTGTAAATCTCAATGTTTTCTGTGATAAGGTTAAAGGCGTGGCCGATGACCTGGGCGGGTATTACACCAAATATATTAGAGATGATGACAAAAAATACACCTGGAATGATCCACCATTTATACTTGTAAAAATATTTATTTAAAAAAAGGAGGTGTCTCATGAGGAGGCAAAGTTACTAAACCACCTTATTTTTTTTAAACTCTTTAGTTAAAACTAGGTAAAATAATGTTTTTATGCTAATTTTGCCGACCAAATGATAATAATTAACAATACAGCTTATCACTCGTTCTTACCTATATGTTAAACAGGAGACACCTACGAATTAAAGCGTTGCAAAACATTTTTGCATGGCAGATGACCGATAAAAGAGACCTCGCTTCTTCTAAGAAGGCCTTGATGAAAAGTATCGATGATGTATATGAAATGTACATACGCATGCTCGCCCTCTTATCGGAAATTACAGAGTACACGGCAATTGATGCCATAGAAAGGGCTAATAAACATTTCCCTACTGCTGAGGACCTTAATCCCAACCAGAAACTTTTAAACAACGAATTTATTGTGCTTTTGCAAAAGAACCCTGATTTTCAGGCTGCAGTCAATAAATATCAGGTCAACTGGAACGCTGATCCGGAGTTCATCAAAACCATTTACAACAAATTAAAAGCAACGCCAGAATATACGGCTTATCTAAATGATGGTCTTGAGGGGATTGAAAATTCTAAGGAAATTATCAAGTTCATTTTCAGAAAAATCATTTTAAAGAGCCAAAACATCATTCAGGCTTTTGAAGATAAATTTATCAACTGGTCTGTAGATAAAGAAGTGATGCAGGGTATGGTGGCTAAGACCATTAAAAACTTTGTGAATGAAGATCCTTTTAAAAATAAGCTTACCCCGATCAGTGCAGACTGGGCAGAGGATAGCAAGTTTGTAGAAGATTTGTTTGCCTATACCTTGAAAAACGATGCTAAATATCAGGAAATGATTGCTGATAGGACAAAGAACTGGGAATCTGAGCGTATTGCTTTGATGGATACCATTTTGATGAAAATGGCCATCTGCGAACTGATGAATTTTCCTTCTATCCCGGTTAAGGTAACTATTAATGAATACCTGGATTTGTCAAAAGATTACAGTACTCCGAAAAGTAATTCATTTATAAATGGCATCTTGGACAAAATTTTAGGAGACTTAAAGCGGACTGATACCCTTCATAAAACAGGCCGTGGATTAATTGAAGAATAATATGAAACAAATTTTAGTATTGGCAATTGCAGCGATGACATTCGCTTCTTGTCAGCAAAAAAAATCAGATTCAGCTGCAACTAACACTGCAGATACTACTTTAACTATGACAGGTGCCGCTGCGCCTGCATCAGCAGATGCACCTGTTTTGGTTTTTGATAAGAGCGTTTTTGACTTTGGGACCATCAAACAAGGCGAAAAAGTACATTACGATTTTAAATTTAAAAATACGGGTAAAACACCTTTAATTGTCTCAAACGCTACAGCTAGTTGTGGTTGTACGGTACCAGAATCACCAAAAGAGCCTATTGCGCCTGGTGCAGAGGGTGTTATTAAAGTGGTTTTTGATAGTACAGGTAAGAGTGGTAAACAAGATAAAGTGGTTACAGTGAGCTCAAACGGTAATCCGGCGGTAAACGAAGTTCATTTGATTGGTGAGGTAACAGCACCTTAAATTTTTCAATACAAAACAAAATATATGATAAGTACAGTAATTTTACAAGCCGGCGGTAGTACCTTAAGCACTACCATTATGATGGTTTTAATTATGATCGTGTTTTATTTCTTTATGATAAGACCGCAGGTTAAAAAAGCTAAAGACCATAAAAAACTGGTTGAAGATTTGAAAAAAGGTGATAGGATTGTAACTACTGCTGGAATTCATGGTAAAATTGTAGACATGAACGAAACTACATTTTTAATTGAAGTTGAAGGTGGTACTAAAATCAGGTTTGATAAATCTGCCATCTCCCTGGAAGCTACTAAAGCCGCAGTCCCTAAAACAGTTGAAGCCAAAGTAGATTCAAAAGCTGAGGTTAAAGCCTAATTGCAACGTTTTTTATACAGAAAAGCCGCTACCTAATTTGGAGCGGCTTTTTTGTTTGATTAGATTTGTTTAATTTCAGCCATGCCATTCATTAAACTTACAAACATAGAGCGAAAGCGATTTCTGGTATTTATATCCTGTTTGCTACTTGCTGTTGCTGGCTGGCTGTTCCTTGCCTTAAATAATAAATACGTTTATACGGCTAAAACGGTGCTTGTTTATACCAATTTCCCTCAAAAAAAAGCGTTCCATCCTTTGCAGTCTGATACCGTAGATTTACAGGTAGAAGGTACAGGATGGCAGTTGATCTTTGCTAGGCTGCGTATTAATCCCCAATCAATTTCTGTAAGTTTAAATAAGCTGAATGCAAGTAATTTTGTCCTGCTTTCCGAACAACTGTATAATGTTAACCGTCAGCTGGAGAGTTCTCAAAAAATTATATCGGTTATACCTGATACGCTTTATTTTGATTTCTCAAAACGAAGTGTAAAACGTGTACCCGTAAAATTATCTTCAAGATTTGATTTCGCACATCAATATGGAATTTCCTCTTTGATAGAAATCACCCCGCGGTATGTTACGCTGTCTGGTCCACAAAAAGAACTTGAAAAGATCAAATCCTGGGATACGGATACGTTAACCTTACACAACCTTCAAAACACCACCACCACAAGGCTGGCGATGAAGCAAAATAAGCTCAAAAATGTGAACATCTTTCCAAATAGCGTAGAGGTGAAGATTCCAATAGATGAGTTTACGGAAAAAACAATAGAGGTGCCGCTAAAAGTAATCAACAATACAGAGTATTATGACCTGAAGTTATACCCTAAAAAGGTTAAGGTTACATTTTTAGTGGCATTATCCAGCTATAGCAGAATTAACGACGATTTTATAGAAGCCAGGGTAGATGTGAATGAATGGAAGCAACTTAACCATCATCAACTAACAGTACAGCTTTCCCGCTTTCCTGATTATTGTAAAATGATTAAAATAGTACCTAATAAAATAGATTTTATCATAGAGAAGTGATGTTGAAAATTGGAATCACAGGCGGCATTGGAAGTGGTAAAACTACGGTCTGCAGAATTTTTGAAACCTTGGGTATTCCTGTATTTTATGCAGATACGGTAGCTAAAGAAATTATGACCCAGGATCCGGTTTTGATCTCTGGCGTTAAGGATACGTTTGGCGGGGAAAGCTATTTTGCAGATGGCAGCCTAAATAACAAACACATTGCAGGTATTGTGTTTAATGATCAGGCAGCGCTAGCTAAACTTAATGCACTGGTGCATCCTGCAGTATTCCGTGCGTTTGACAGTTGGTTGGAAACGAATGCTTCTGCTGCACCTTACATCCTGAAAGAAGCCGCTTTGTTATTTGAAAGTGGCTCCTATAAAATGTGTGACCTCAGTATTTTGGTGTCCGCACCCTTATCTGCCAAATTAAGCCGTGTAATGCAACGCGATGGTGTAACCGAAGCACAGGTATTGGCCAGGATGGATAAGCAGTTTACAGATGAGAAAAAGATGGAAATGGCCGATTTCTACATTTCAAATGACGAAACAACTTCTTTGATTGTACAGGTACTGGCCTTGCATGAGCAGTTTTTAAGCCGGATTTAGGATGATACTTGATGATTTTGTCGTTCAAACTAAAACAGGACTCTACTGTGTGTATGGCGATTTTTACCTGGATCCAAAAGTACCTGTAAAAAATGCCGTCATATCTCATGCACATGGTGATCATGCTATTCCTGGTAATTTCAATGTGTATAGTACCCTATCAACTTTTCTGTTTATGAAGTACAGGTACCGTAATGATGCCGCTGTTAATCTATTTACAAAGGCTTATGATGAGCATTTTATGCTGAATGGTGTTCGCATTACATTTATTCCTGCTGGTCATATTTTAGGTTCTGCCCAGGTATTGATGCAGTATGAAAACATTAGATACCTCTATACCGGAGATTACAAGCTTCAGCCTGATGATACTTGCGAAGCAATGAAATTTGTAGCGGCAGATGTACTGATCACAGAAACCACATTTGCCGATAAAAATACCCGTCATCCTGATGCGGAAACAGAAATTCGTAAGCTTAATGATACCAGCATGAATGTGATGCTGGGTGCATATGCCCTGGGTAAATGTCAACGTCTGATCAGTTTAATGACGCAGCACTGTATAGAAAAAAGGATTCTTGTGCATTACAGCATTGTACCTTTTATAAAAATTTATGAATCGCAGGGCGTAACTGTGGGGAAGTATGAACTGTTTGACCGCCGGATTTTAAAAAAGAACAAGAGTGGGATAATTTATCTTGTACCACCCATGGTTTTTAAAAGCAATAGTGGCGCTGCTAATTTGATAAGGGCTTTTGCTACAGGCTGGAAGGATCTTCAGGTTGCTAATGGGATCGCTTTATATATATCAGACCATGCCGACTGGGATGATATTATTTACACCATTGACCGGGTTAAACCTTCCCAGGTTTGGACTACGCATGGTGATGGTTTGCAACTTCAAAAACATTATGAACATAGTTTGGTCGTTAAATTGCTTTCATCATGAAGTCGGAGACCGATTTTTATTTCAATGAAGAAGGATTGATGGTTTTTACTGCAGAATATCATCTAAAAAGAGGATATTGTTGCAAAAATAAGTGTAAGCACTGTCCCTGGAATTATGGAAAGAAAAAAGAGGCGTTAAAAAACGATAAATAAGGGAGCTCAGGTAATGAATTTGCAAAAAGAAACCAAAACGAAGAAATTTGAGAATATATTTCAGCAGTCAATTGTAAATGTGATGTTTACTTACAATTGGTGTAATGAGCGTGTTAAACAAGCCGTTTTACCCTATGATATTACTGCGCAGCAATTTAATGTTTTGCGTATTTTAAGAGGACAGTATCCGAATGCCTCCACCATCAATTTGATTAAAGAACGGATGTTGGATAAGATGAGCGATGCTTCCAGGATTGTAGACCGCCTTAAACAGAAGGAGCTGGTTATAAAAGAAACAAATGGTGCCGACCGCAGGGCGGTAGACATCATGATTAGTGATAAAGGTTTGGCACTTTTGAAAAAAATGGACAAAAGCATCAGTCTGGCCGCTATTGTTGAACCAAATTTAACCAGTGATGAGGCAGAACAGCTAAACGTTTTATTGGATAAACTTAGGGGCGGGGAAGAGCCTACACTTTAATGTGCGTGAGCTGCTGTAAAATAACCAATCAATGCAACAGCTATACCTAGTAGTACCGCAACCATTTTCCTTTTGCTAACTTTATGGTCAACACTCGATTCAAAAAGAATGGTGGTTGAAATGTGTAAGAAGATCCCGATGACAACACCCATCATTTTATTGAAATACGCCTCTACGCCTCCAATACTCCCGTTGCTGATGCCGTAACTTACATAAAAGCCTAAAGGTGCCATTAAAGCAAAAAGGCTGATGTATAACATGATCTGTGGTTTTTTGAAATGGTTTTGTACCAATATACTGGCCAGCGCAAAAGCTGCCGGGATGTGGTGTAAAGCAATTCCGAAAATTAATTCATTGTGCTGATCTTTTGCCAGTGGCATCCCTTCTAAAAAGGCATGCAGGCAAAGGCTAACCATAATTCCGTAAGGAAATGCCTGTCCCTCATGGTGCTTATGAATATGTCCATGCTCAACCCCTTCAGAAAATTGTTCCAGAAATACCTGGAGTAAAAAACCAATTAAAATAAAAATCCCGATTTCTTCTTTATCAGTGCCACTGTAGGCATCCGGAATAAGGTGTAAAACGGTAATTCCAAAAAGATAGGCCCCGCTAAAAGAAAGGATAAGTTTTAACAATTGCGATTTATCGCTTTTAACCATGAAAATAGCCGTACCTCCTAAAAATGCACAGAAGAATAAAACCAGTGTTTTCCAGATTTCCATTAATAACGTGAGATAAATTTTTTATAAAGAAATGAAGTAAAGAGACCAATACAAGTGCCCAAAACAGCGCCAACCATGGTATCAACAGGATAATGGACACCTACATAAATTTGCGCAAAAGAAATCATGAATGCCCAGAAAAGTCCCAAAGGTAAAAT
Proteins encoded:
- the coaE gene encoding dephospho-CoA kinase (Dephospho-CoA kinase (CoaE) performs the final step in coenzyme A biosynthesis.) translates to MLKIGITGGIGSGKTTVCRIFETLGIPVFYADTVAKEIMTQDPVLISGVKDTFGGESYFADGSLNNKHIAGIVFNDQAALAKLNALVHPAVFRAFDSWLETNASAAPYILKEAALLFESGSYKMCDLSILVSAPLSAKLSRVMQRDGVTEAQVLARMDKQFTDEKKMEMADFYISNDETTSLIVQVLALHEQFLSRI
- the yajC gene encoding preprotein translocase subunit YajC, which codes for MISTVILQAGGSTLSTTIMMVLIMIVFYFFMIRPQVKKAKDHKKLVEDLKKGDRIVTTAGIHGKIVDMNETTFLIEVEGGTKIRFDKSAISLEATKAAVPKTVEAKVDSKAEVKA
- a CDS encoding outer membrane beta-barrel protein, yielding MKYSIQLSKKLFNLQTALLGILLILTIRASAQVPKGTLPPPLPAREVSGIVKDSTDLGVIGATVSLTSDKDTLKASTNTDGIYVFKNVKSATYTISITSIGYQASPVMRFKQNDAIPRIVMDPIVLKEESNTLNTVVINGTPSITYKTDTVEYKASDYIVRKNATVDELLKKMEGMEVGSDGSLVHQGETVTRAKLNGKEYLGGDIATAIKNLPAEIVDKIQIVDDYGDQAARTGIKDGDPQKILNITTRTDKSVGNMLNVNAAGGTDERKDVGLFGTRINGNQQIGLNANYKDFVNLSAVEGSTETTGANFSIRDKVKDKIEYNLNYKLNNSNSDNVTRRESLVNTIRGPLFSRTTNNALANSKSHELKLEFEVNLDSNDYLKIIPTFKYTSSDNSGNSETIQRLTPRDNVNPYDGSQDQDRNSRNSSSRTAPELGISAFYQHTFKKYRRNFSSQIDLNRNNQDQDQEQYLRNFTYLTTGGTEIITNNIITRKSLRNNYRGSFTYVEPLGVNTQFEVNAQVNYNGYDNNATTRNIMADGYSGVIDSLSNIYKYSFTQGRVAMNFRYGMSNMSKVRFSIGVTGVPALLSGTKVSLGTSTNRSSFNLIPIAKFDYLWSRQQKISFNYSGSAVEPTFDQIQPVRDVTNPRSPVVGNPDLAATFVHTLKADYNNYIANSKLNLSFNGTGAYTKNAVIRNLVEVRDIDGASLNETRFVNVNGVYRLTGNYNISKQLSDRKYNLQLNGTINYNHSLSMINGQLNTANITSINQRFGPRFTPTDWFETNANFGYRYDKTVSSIAGFGTSNRTLSANLDGRIYLWDVWMLNYDASKQFIKGISGNTNNSPLVINASVERQLFNRRGQITFQAFDLLNQNNVVSFEATDNGGYTNTFVNETSRYFMLKLSMKLQKWSGAKGRNGREIRRRGDGSFM
- a CDS encoding MarR family winged helix-turn-helix transcriptional regulator translates to MNLQKETKTKKFENIFQQSIVNVMFTYNWCNERVKQAVLPYDITAQQFNVLRILRGQYPNASTINLIKERMLDKMSDASRIVDRLKQKELVIKETNGADRRAVDIMISDKGLALLKKMDKSISLAAIVEPNLTSDEAEQLNVLLDKLRGGEEPTL
- a CDS encoding DUF3276 family protein, which produces MGEFDNKEREEVFSKKVRAGKRTYFFDVKATRSGDYYLTLTESKKRLDDGVFVKHKIFLYKEDFEKFAEGLNETVAYIRDNQEVTEKRYEYSEHQEVSELKQSTDDFSF
- a CDS encoding YbbR-like domain-containing protein, with the translated sequence MPFIKLTNIERKRFLVFISCLLLAVAGWLFLALNNKYVYTAKTVLVYTNFPQKKAFHPLQSDTVDLQVEGTGWQLIFARLRINPQSISVSLNKLNASNFVLLSEQLYNVNRQLESSQKIISVIPDTLYFDFSKRSVKRVPVKLSSRFDFAHQYGISSLIEITPRYVTLSGPQKELEKIKSWDTDTLTLHNLQNTTTTRLAMKQNKLKNVNIFPNSVEVKIPIDEFTEKTIEVPLKVINNTEYYDLKLYPKKVKVTFLVALSSYSRINDDFIEARVDVNEWKQLNHHQLTVQLSRFPDYCKMIKIVPNKIDFIIEK
- a CDS encoding DUF1573 domain-containing protein, producing the protein MKQILVLAIAAMTFASCQQKKSDSAATNTADTTLTMTGAAAPASADAPVLVFDKSVFDFGTIKQGEKVHYDFKFKNTGKTPLIVSNATASCGCTVPESPKEPIAPGAEGVIKVVFDSTGKSGKQDKVVTVSSNGNPAVNEVHLIGEVTAP
- the nusB gene encoding transcription antitermination factor NusB; its protein translation is MTDKRDLASSKKALMKSIDDVYEMYIRMLALLSEITEYTAIDAIERANKHFPTAEDLNPNQKLLNNEFIVLLQKNPDFQAAVNKYQVNWNADPEFIKTIYNKLKATPEYTAYLNDGLEGIENSKEIIKFIFRKIILKSQNIIQAFEDKFINWSVDKEVMQGMVAKTIKNFVNEDPFKNKLTPISADWAEDSKFVEDLFAYTLKNDAKYQEMIADRTKNWESERIALMDTILMKMAICELMNFPSIPVKVTINEYLDLSKDYSTPKSNSFINGILDKILGDLKRTDTLHKTGRGLIEE
- a CDS encoding ZIP family metal transporter, whose protein sequence is MFMVKSDKSQLLKLILSFSGAYLFGITVLHLIPDAYSGTDKEEIGIFILIGFLLQVFLEQFSEGVEHGHIHKHHEGQAFPYGIMVSLCLHAFLEGMPLAKDQHNELIFGIALHHIPAAFALASILVQNHFKKPQIMLYISLFALMAPLGFYVSYGISNGSIGGVEAYFNKMMGVVIGIFLHISTTILFESSVDHKVSKRKMVAVLLGIAVALIGYFTAAHAH
- a CDS encoding ABC transporter ATP-binding protein, translated to MRHLLFLNKYFYKYKWWIIPGVFFVIISNIFGVIPAQVIGHAFNLITENIEIYSLFAGFNQQPIVYTIFSYSLFYFGVIVLVLYLLRGLFLFFMRQTLILMSRHIEFDMKNEIYAHYQELSLGFYRRNNTGDLMNRATEDVNRVRMYVGPAIMYTINTAVLFLLIITSMYDVNATLATFCLLPLPVLVVTIYFVNTLINKKSEQIQEQLSNLSSFVQERFSGIRVIKSYVREGHTKDVFAKESEGYKKNSMGLVKVQAFFYPTMLLLVGLSTILTIFIGGKQVINGAITAGNIAEFIVYVNQLTFPVTMLGWVTTLIQRAAASQKRINEFLQLQPDINSGAIALPDFKGNIRFENVSFTYPDTGITAIKEVSFEIKQGQFVAIIGRTGSGKSTLANLIMRMYDATEGSIYIDDKALKDVKLNDYRSQTGFVPQEVFLFSDTIKNNIAFGLDEVTTEEIEEAAKNAAVYDNILNFEIKFETMLGERGITLSGGQKQRVSIARALIKSPKLLIFDDCLSAVDTKTEEEILNNLGKVMRLKTSVLIAHRISTIKNADKIIVLQDGKIIEQGTHSELLKLQGTYEEMYQNQLLEEENQSL
- a CDS encoding DUF5522 domain-containing protein; its protein translation is MKSETDFYFNEEGLMVFTAEYHLKRGYCCKNKCKHCPWNYGKKKEALKNDK
- a CDS encoding exonuclease, yielding MILDDFVVQTKTGLYCVYGDFYLDPKVPVKNAVISHAHGDHAIPGNFNVYSTLSTFLFMKYRYRNDAAVNLFTKAYDEHFMLNGVRITFIPAGHILGSAQVLMQYENIRYLYTGDYKLQPDDTCEAMKFVAADVLITETTFADKNTRHPDAETEIRKLNDTSMNVMLGAYALGKCQRLISLMTQHCIEKRILVHYSIVPFIKIYESQGVTVGKYELFDRRILKKNKSGIIYLVPPMVFKSNSGAANLIRAFATGWKDLQVANGIALYISDHADWDDIIYTIDRVKPSQVWTTHGDGLQLQKHYEHSLVVKLLSS